From Cryptomeria japonica unplaced genomic scaffold, Sugi_1.0 HiC_scaffold_46, whole genome shotgun sequence, a single genomic window includes:
- the LOC131862560 gene encoding putative germin-like protein 2-3 produces the protein MLWDCNTQFDYTFISRAFLSDSSVSLFIMGNRMIYFTLGLFLLICWYSDNVMAADSDPLQDFCVADKESMVKVNGFVCKDPKDVSAEDFFFGGLGQAGNTDNAVGSNVTMANVMQIPGLNTFGISLVRIDYAVGGINPPHTHPRATEVLVLLEGQLLVGFIDTTNKFFSKTLEKGDVFVFPKALVHFQQNVGHENAVAIAALSSQLPGAQTIANSLFAADPPLPDSVLAKAFRITQELADYIQKKFA, from the exons ATGTTATGGGATTGTAATACACAATTCGACTACACATTCATATCCCGAGCTTTTCTGTCTGATTCTTCTGTGTCTCTATTTATAATGGGTAACCGCATGATTTACTTCACGTTGGGACTTTTCCTATTGATATGTTGGTACAGTGATAATGTCATGGCAGCGGATTCCGATCCCTTGCAAGATTTCTGCGTCGCAGACAAGGAAAGCATGG TTAAGGTGAACGGGTTCGTTTGCAAAGATCCCAAGGATGTTTCGGCAGAGGACTTCTTCTTCGGGGGACTTGGGCAGGCAGGGAACACCGACAATGCAGTGGGCTCCAATGTAACGATGGCCAATGTTATGCAGATACCGGGCCTCAACACCTTCGGAATATCGTTGGTCCGTATCGATTACGCAgtgggtggaataaatcctcctcacacGCACCCAAGAGCCACTGAAGTTCTTGTTTTACTGGAAGGCCAGcttcttgtgggtttcattgacaccaccaacaagtttttcagcaaaacgttggagaagggagatgtgtttgtgtttccaaaggcacttgtgcatttccagcagaatgtggggCATGAAAATGCGGTGGCCATAGCTGCATTGAGCAGCCAGCTTCCGGGAGCTCAGACAATCGCCAACTCTCTGTTTGCAGCGGATCCTCCTCTCCCAGATTCCGTATTGGCCAAGGCCTTCCGCATCACCCAAGAGCTTGCCGATTACATTCAGAAGAAATTTGCATAA